Proteins co-encoded in one Erinaceus europaeus chromosome X, mEriEur2.1, whole genome shotgun sequence genomic window:
- the CXHXorf65 gene encoding uncharacterized protein CXorf65 homolog isoform X1 yields MFIIIKHGDNQQFLVNTNCSILQLLLYTRRKVGLTKTDTIDLCDEAGTMKMFFLMKTPGEFANKFLTPRNTYYVCKIERGAPGTRLIHAYKAFVPMLKNPEPELLDTLRTQCDILERNRVKMLKTQEAKKVTPVESTVTLPSKPGRSDEDGPVVRRGPFYKTRADFFRRDKHR; encoded by the exons ATGTTCATCATCATCAAACATGGAG ATAATCAACAGTTTCTGGTCAATACCAATTGTTCTATCCTCCAGTTACTGCTTTACACCCGCCGTAAAGTGGGCTTGACTAAAACAG ACACCATTGATTTGTGTGATGAAGCTGGAACAATGAAGATGTTTTTCCTGATGAAGACTCCTGGAGAATTTGCCAACAAATTTCTTACACCTCGAAACACTTACTACGTTTGTAAGATTGAACGTGGAGCACCAG GAACCAGACTTATTCATGCCTACAAAGCCTTTGTgcccatgctcaagaacccagaacCTGAGCTGCTAG ATACCTTGCGCACACAGTGTGACATACTGGAGAGGAACCGAGTGAAGATGCTCAAAACTCAAGAAGCCAAGAAGGTCACCCCAGTCGAATCCACTGTGACTCTACCA tccaAACCAGGACGATCTGATGAAGATGGGCCTGTTGTTCGCAGAGGTCCTTTTTATAAGACCAGAGCAGACTTCTTCAGACGGGATAAACATCGTTAA
- the IL2RG gene encoding LOW QUALITY PROTEIN: cytokine receptor common subunit gamma (The sequence of the model RefSeq protein was modified relative to this genomic sequence to represent the inferred CDS: deleted 1 base in 1 codon), translated as MLKSPLPIRSLLFLQLPLLGVGLIPKNLTSNGKEDIILANSDSFSTSTPSGNFSVSSLPLPEVQCFVFNIDYMTCTWNSSWESQPTNLTLYYRYPKYNNIQECGRYLFSEQITSGCWFSKKEIELYFTFVVQLRDSRGPRRQNTYKLKLQDLVIPWPPENLTIHNLSESQLELSWNNTLIDKCLEHMVQYRSNLDHKWTEQSVSYRHSLSLPSVDGQKLYTFRVRSRYNPLCGSAQVWSDWSQPIHWGSNTSKESASKGQTPSWFALEAVLIPLGSMGLMITLICVYCCLERTMPRIPTLKNLEDLVTEYHGNFSAWSGVSKGLAESLQPDYSERLCHITEIPPKGGALGEGPGGSPCSQHAPYWTPPCYTLNPDP; from the exons ATGTTGAAGTCACCATTGCCAATCAGATCCCTCTTGTTCCTGCAGCTGCCTcttctgggggtggggttgaTCCCCAAGAACCTCACATCCAATGGGAAGGAAGACATCATACTTG CCAATTCAGATTCCTTCTCAACCTCTACACCCTCTGGCAACTTCAGTGTTTCCAGCCTGCCCCTCCCAGAGGTCCAGTGTTTTGTATTCAATATTGACTACATGACttgcacttggaacagcagctgggagtCCCAGCCCACCAACCTGACTCTGTATTATCG GTATCCAAAGTATAACAACATCCAGGAGTGTGGCCGTTATCTGTTCTCTGAACAGATCACCTCTGGCTGTTGGTTTTCCAAGAAGGAGATTGAACTGTACTTCACATTTGTTGTCCAGCTCCGGGACTCCCGGGGCCCTAGAAGACAGAACACGTATAAACTGAAACTTCAAGATCTGG TGATCCCCTGGCCTCCAGAGAATCTAACCATTCACAATCTGAGCGAATCCCAGCTAGAACTGAGCTGGAACAACACACTCATAGACAAATGTTTGGAGCACATGGTACAGTACCGGAGTAACTTGGATCACAAATGGACT GAGCAATCTGTGTCTTATAGGCATAGCCTCTCTCTGCCTAGTGTGGATGGGCAGAAGCTCTACACCTTCCGTGTTCGGAGCCGCTACAACCCGCTCTGTGGCAGTGCTCAAGTCTGGAGTGATTGGAGCCAACCGATTCACTGGGGCAGCAACACTTCAAAGG AGAGTGCATCTAAGGGACAGACTCCTTCATGGTTTGCGCTGGAAGCTGTCCTCATACCCCTTGGCTCCATGGGGTTGATGATTACCCTCATCTGTGTATACTGCTGCCTAGAACG gACTATGCCCCGAATTCCCACCCTGAAGAACCTGGAGGATCTAGTTACTGAATACCATGGGAACTTCTCG GCCTGGAGCGGTGTGTCTAAAGGACTGGCGGAGAGTTTGCAGCCAGACTATAGTGAGAGGCTCTGCCACATCACTGAGATCCCCCCGAAAGGAGGGGCCTTAGGAGAGGGGCCTGGAGGCTCCCCCTGCAGCCAGCATGCCCCCTACTGGACT CCCCCATGTTATACCCTGAACCCTGACCCCTGA
- the CXHXorf65 gene encoding uncharacterized protein CXorf65 homolog isoform X2: MFIIIKHGDTIDLCDEAGTMKMFFLMKTPGEFANKFLTPRNTYYVCKIERGAPGTRLIHAYKAFVPMLKNPEPELLDTLRTQCDILERNRVKMLKTQEAKKVTPVESTVTLPSKPGRSDEDGPVVRRGPFYKTRADFFRRDKHR; the protein is encoded by the exons ATGTTCATCATCATCAAACATGGAG ACACCATTGATTTGTGTGATGAAGCTGGAACAATGAAGATGTTTTTCCTGATGAAGACTCCTGGAGAATTTGCCAACAAATTTCTTACACCTCGAAACACTTACTACGTTTGTAAGATTGAACGTGGAGCACCAG GAACCAGACTTATTCATGCCTACAAAGCCTTTGTgcccatgctcaagaacccagaacCTGAGCTGCTAG ATACCTTGCGCACACAGTGTGACATACTGGAGAGGAACCGAGTGAAGATGCTCAAAACTCAAGAAGCCAAGAAGGTCACCCCAGTCGAATCCACTGTGACTCTACCA tccaAACCAGGACGATCTGATGAAGATGGGCCTGTTGTTCGCAGAGGTCCTTTTTATAAGACCAGAGCAGACTTCTTCAGACGGGATAAACATCGTTAA
- the FOXO4 gene encoding forkhead box protein O4 yields the protein MDPGNENSATEAAAIIDLDPDFEPQSRPRSCTWPLPRPELATEPSESPEVKSGLGEKVHPEGRSEPTLLPSRLPEPAGSPQPGILGAVTGPRKGGSRRNAWGNQSYAELISQAIESAPEKRLTLAQIYEWMVRTVPYFKDKGDSNSSAGWKNSIRHNLSLHSKFIKVHNEATGKSSWWMLNPEGGKGGKAPRRRAASMDSSSKLLRGRSKAPKKKPAGTPARPEGVTPTSPMSHFAKWSGSPCSRNHDEADMWGSFRPRSSSNASTVSTRHSPLRPEPEVLAEEELAASVSSFASIPPTLSEDLELLDGLNLTSSHSLLSQSSLSSFSLQHPGLTGPLHAYNTSLFSPAEGPLSAEGCFSSTQSLETLLASEKPPPPADVLMTQVDPILSQAPTLLLLGELPSSSKLATGIGLCPKALEVPGPSSLVSNVSILEPSPILGDASIPKALGTPVFTPSTEAESQDRMPQDLDLDMYMENLECDMDNIISDLMDGGEGLDFNFEPDP from the exons ATGGATCCAGGGAATGAGAATTCAGCCACAGAGGCTGCCGCGATCATAGACCTGGATCCCGACTTCGAACCTCAGAGCCGTCCCCGCTCCTGCACCTGGCCCCTTCCCCGACCAGAGCTCGCTACCGAGCCGTCCGAGTCACCCGAGGTGAAGTCAGGGCTGGGAGAGAAGGTGCACCCGGAGGGGCGCTCAGAGCCGACCCTGTTGCCTTCTAGGCTCCCAGAACCGGCAGGGAGCCCCCAGCCCGGGATCCTGGGGGCTGTAACAGGTCCTCGGAAGGGAGGCTCCCGCCGGAATGCCTGGGGAAATCAGTCCTATGCAGAACTAATCAGCCAGGCTATTGAGAGTGCCCCGGAGAAGCGGCTGACACTCGCCCAGATCTATGAGTGGATGGTCCGCACTGTGCCCTACTTCAAGGACAAGGGTGACAGCAACAGCTCCGCAGGATGGAAG AACTCAATCCGCCACAACCTGTCGCTGCATAGCAAGTTCATCAAAGTTCACAATGAGGCAACGGGCAAGAGCTCCTGGTGGATGCTGAACCCGGAGGGTGGCAAGGGCGGCAAGGCACCCCGCCGCCGGGCTGCCTCCATGGATAGCAGCAGCAAGCTGCTCCGAGGCCGCAGCAAGGCCCCCAAGAAGAAGCCCGCTGGGACACCAGCCCGGCCTGAAGGTGTCACTCCCACCAGCCCTATGAGCCACTTTGCCAAGTGGTCGGGCAGCCCCTGCTCTCGAAACCACGATGAGGCTGACATGTGGGGTTCCTTCCGTCCACGCAGCAGTTCCAATGCCAGCACAGTCAGCACCCGCCACTCTCCACTGAGGCCAGAGCCTGAGGTGCTGGCAGAAGAGGAGCTCGCTGCTTCAGTCAGCAGTTTTGCAAGCATCCCTCCTACCTTGAGCGAAGATCTTGAGCTGTTGGATGGGCTCAACCTCACCTCTTCCCACTCTTTGCTGTCTCAGAGCAGTCTCTCCAGCTTCTCTTTGCAGCACCCTGGGCTGACAGGCCCCTTACATGCCTACAATACCTCTCTTTTCAGTCCAGCAGAGGGTCCCCTGTCTGCAGAAGGGTGTTTTTCCAGCACCCAGTCTCTGGAGACCTTGCTGGCCTCTGAGAAGCCACCCCCACCTGCTGATGTCCTTATGACCCAGGTAGATCCCATTTTGTCCCAGGCTCCAACCCTTCTGTTGCTGGGGGAGTTACCTTCCTCCAGTAAGCTGGCCACGGGTATCGGCCTATGTCCCAAAGCCCTGGAGGTGCCAGGCCCCAGCAGCCTGGTCTCCAATGTTTCGATCCTAGAGCCCTCTCCCATCCTGGGGGATGCTTCCATCCCCAAGGCCCTAGGGACCCCTGTGTTCACACCCTCTACCGAAGCCGAAAGCCAAGACAGAATGCCTCAGGATCTAGACCTCGATATGTATATGGAGAACCTGGAGTGTGACATGGACAACATCATCAGTGACCTCATGGATGGGGGCGAGGGACTGGACTTCAACTTTGAGCCTG ATCCCTGA